In Tenuifilum sp. 4138str, a single window of DNA contains:
- a CDS encoding glycogen-binding domain-containing protein yields the protein MRMKLKMILLCAYLLASVGAWSQTNPKNSCRIVGDRLVFTYNLNWTESQKKEFIDLFDIDSAVITNIEKGTKEFTVNGVAWKSNKISASVFEFSMPLNEGSAIQQTRDNITLEPNIKYTFEEGVIFSNYGVNYFDGESAFTYKNGVAHFFLPDYDYAKRVYISGSFNAWSTIKTPMQKIENGWVVSIKLQPGKYTYKYIVDGRWMHDPNNKQREKNEHGSYNSVVYCYNHKFTLNAFPNAQKVMLAGSFNNWNPNELRLKKSENGWEISMFLREGTHAYKYIVDNIWVLDPANKDIRPDGRGNINSFIGIGNLFIFKLKGYLNADRVYLAGNFNAWNDKELLMKKTEEGWILPYNLATGNFEYKFIVDGKWITDPDNPNTIGSGEYINSILAINPNYKFKLIGFFDAQSVSVSGSFNGWNRDGYKMKKTSEGWELLIYLKPGKHTYKFIVDGKWILDPGNKLWEQNEFGTGNSVVWINP from the coding sequence ATGAGGATGAAACTAAAAATGATTTTGCTTTGCGCATATCTACTAGCATCGGTAGGTGCTTGGAGCCAAACCAATCCAAAAAACTCGTGCCGAATTGTAGGCGATAGGCTTGTTTTCACCTATAACTTGAACTGGACGGAGAGCCAAAAGAAAGAATTTATCGATTTATTTGATATTGATAGCGCTGTAATTACAAATATTGAAAAGGGAACAAAAGAATTTACTGTCAATGGAGTTGCATGGAAGTCAAATAAGATATCTGCTTCAGTTTTTGAATTTTCCATGCCGCTTAACGAGGGTTCTGCCATTCAGCAAACGAGGGATAACATTACACTGGAACCAAATATTAAGTACACTTTCGAGGAGGGAGTAATTTTTTCTAATTACGGAGTAAATTACTTTGATGGCGAGAGTGCATTTACTTACAAAAATGGCGTAGCTCACTTTTTCCTTCCCGATTACGACTATGCTAAGCGGGTTTACATTTCAGGTTCATTCAATGCTTGGAGCACCATTAAAACCCCAATGCAAAAAATTGAAAATGGTTGGGTTGTTAGCATTAAACTTCAACCCGGAAAGTATACTTATAAGTACATTGTTGATGGGCGATGGATGCACGACCCTAATAATAAACAGCGAGAGAAGAATGAACACGGTAGTTATAATTCCGTTGTTTACTGCTATAACCATAAATTTACTCTGAATGCTTTTCCGAATGCACAAAAAGTAATGCTTGCTGGCAGTTTCAATAACTGGAATCCTAATGAGCTGAGGCTTAAAAAGTCAGAAAATGGTTGGGAGATTTCTATGTTTCTAAGGGAAGGGACACATGCTTATAAGTACATTGTTGACAATATTTGGGTACTTGATCCAGCAAATAAAGACATTCGTCCCGATGGCAGAGGAAACATTAACTCATTTATTGGAATTGGAAACTTGTTTATTTTTAAACTTAAAGGTTATTTAAACGCAGACAGAGTGTACTTGGCAGGAAATTTCAATGCTTGGAACGACAAGGAATTGTTAATGAAAAAAACTGAAGAGGGGTGGATTTTACCATATAATTTAGCAACTGGTAACTTTGAGTACAAATTCATTGTAGATGGCAAGTGGATTACTGATCCCGATAATCCAAATACAATAGGTAGTGGCGAATATATTAACTCTATCCTGGCTATAAATCCTAATTATAAATTCAAACTAATTGGTTTTTTTGATGCGCAATCAGTATCTGTATCCGGGAGTTTTAATGGATGGAACCGCGATGGCTATAAGATGAAAAAAACATCAGAGGGTTGGGAACTATTGATTTATCTTAAACCGGGTAAACACACTTATAAATTTATTGTTGATGGCAAGTGGATACTTGATCCCGGGAATAAACTATGGGAGCAAAATGAATTTGGAACAGGAAACTCTGTGGTTTGGATAAATCCTTAA
- a CDS encoding carotenoid biosynthesis protein: MNRLAGYFRVIIPIAYLIGIVGISIKIDNPQYFKVTSIFVPVSFLILMLFHRPHSFRFWITLASIGLMGFLVEAIGTNTGLIFGQYTYGSSLGFGVFGTPLNMAINWMMLVYLVAFVLQKWSINPILKSGVSAIILTLFDWVLEPVAIRLDMWRWDLQTPPFHNYIGWFLFSFIVFSIFYRFASKLHNPLANTFTVMHSLFFIVLNLIFRLI, from the coding sequence ATGAATCGGCTTGCTGGATATTTTAGGGTGATAATCCCCATAGCATACCTTATTGGCATTGTGGGTATCTCAATAAAGATAGATAATCCACAATACTTTAAGGTTACTTCCATTTTTGTTCCAGTATCGTTTTTGATACTAATGTTATTCCACAGACCTCATAGTTTTAGGTTTTGGATTACATTGGCATCGATTGGCTTAATGGGTTTTTTAGTTGAGGCCATTGGAACTAACACGGGTCTGATTTTTGGCCAATACACGTATGGCAGTTCTTTGGGTTTTGGAGTGTTTGGAACACCCCTGAATATGGCCATTAACTGGATGATGCTTGTATACCTTGTTGCCTTTGTGTTGCAGAAATGGAGTATCAACCCTATCCTAAAATCGGGGGTATCAGCTATCATCCTAACGTTGTTTGACTGGGTGCTTGAACCGGTAGCCATCCGGCTCGATATGTGGCGGTGGGATTTACAAACCCCTCCCTTTCATAACTATATCGGTTGGTTTTTATTCTCGTTCATAGTATTTAGCATCTTTTACCGGTTTGCATCAAAATTGCATAACCCGCTTGCGAATACTTTTACGGTAATGCATAGTTTGTTTTTTATCGTTCTAAACCTTATATTTAGGTTGATTTAA
- a CDS encoding phytoene desaturase family protein: protein MARKVVIVGTGLGGLSTALRLTTLGFEVEMIEKYHQPGGRLNKLQHNGYTWDMAPTFFSMSYEFKELIDFCGIERPFDFFELDPLYKVNFSNSKKFFTIHKDIHKLAREFEGIEDDFAEKMYQYLEKTGKLFHDVENRIVHRNFNSLLSYALGLASVPWGHAPLMVKSMWDELNRRFTSYEVKVIFSLVAFFLGATPFDTPAVYSILTYTELKHDGYHNVRGGMYKIVDGIVDILSKRGVKFHYNTEIVDFKYTNRKLTGVIDQNGNIWGADIFVVNADAAWFRGAILKRKAYSENKLDRMKWTLAPFTVYLGVKGKIDGLSVHNYFLGTNFKEYSSKIFKNQVSLEKPYYYVNVPSKANPEFAPDGNESLFILCPVPDLRYKPDWTDSNELAQNIIVDLSERVNYDIAGNVETQIIYNPAHWQKMFNLYKGSGLGLAHDLNQIAYMRPHNTDEMFKNLFYVGSSTIPGTGLPMAVISSKLTVEQIVKRYDDRKN from the coding sequence ATGGCAAGGAAAGTTGTAATTGTTGGGACAGGGCTTGGTGGTTTATCAACTGCACTTAGGTTAACAACGCTAGGCTTTGAAGTGGAAATGATTGAAAAGTACCATCAACCCGGAGGCCGTTTAAATAAGCTGCAACACAATGGCTACACCTGGGATATGGCGCCTACTTTCTTTTCCATGAGCTATGAATTTAAGGAACTTATTGATTTTTGTGGAATAGAAAGACCTTTCGACTTTTTTGAGCTCGATCCGCTCTACAAGGTAAATTTTAGCAATTCCAAAAAGTTTTTTACAATACATAAAGATATTCACAAGCTGGCCAGGGAGTTTGAAGGAATTGAAGACGATTTTGCAGAAAAAATGTACCAATACCTGGAAAAAACGGGTAAGCTATTCCACGATGTGGAAAACAGAATTGTACACCGCAACTTTAACAGCTTGCTTTCATACGCATTAGGACTAGCTTCCGTACCGTGGGGGCATGCTCCTCTAATGGTTAAATCGATGTGGGATGAGCTTAACCGAAGGTTTACCAGCTACGAGGTGAAAGTGATTTTCTCATTGGTGGCATTTTTCCTGGGGGCAACACCATTCGATACCCCTGCGGTTTACTCCATTCTTACCTATACTGAGCTGAAGCACGATGGATACCATAATGTTCGCGGTGGTATGTATAAGATTGTTGATGGTATTGTTGATATTCTCTCAAAGCGGGGTGTAAAATTCCACTACAATACCGAGATAGTTGATTTTAAATACACCAACAGAAAACTAACCGGTGTTATTGACCAAAATGGCAACATATGGGGTGCTGACATTTTTGTTGTAAATGCCGATGCAGCATGGTTTAGGGGTGCAATACTTAAGCGTAAAGCCTACAGCGAGAACAAGCTCGATAGAATGAAATGGACTCTTGCCCCTTTTACTGTTTACCTGGGAGTAAAAGGTAAAATTGATGGTTTAAGTGTTCACAACTACTTTTTGGGAACTAACTTTAAGGAATACAGCTCCAAGATTTTTAAGAATCAGGTTAGCTTAGAAAAACCTTACTACTACGTTAATGTCCCATCGAAAGCAAACCCTGAGTTTGCCCCTGATGGAAACGAAAGCCTTTTCATTCTTTGCCCTGTTCCCGACTTACGCTATAAACCCGATTGGACCGATAGCAATGAGTTAGCCCAAAACATCATAGTTGACCTCAGCGAGAGGGTTAATTACGATATTGCCGGAAATGTTGAAACGCAAATTATTTACAACCCTGCGCACTGGCAAAAAATGTTTAACCTGTACAAGGGCAGCGGTCTTGGCCTTGCCCACGATTTAAACCAAATAGCTTACATGCGACCCCAC
- a CDS encoding pepsin/retropepsin-like aspartic protease family protein, with product MSLFQLDIYMTALCLAGTFWYNSTFTYKPEFCSQQITITETIESDVIHIPLIRAGKLLLIEAKIDDKIGNLVFDTGSAGLVLNSTYFRDYVKTFNSISQGITGSIESTHSITIDSICFGDLIYRNERADLVDLSHIENSRGIRVYGLIGFSHLRNFEVVIDIQNSQLTLFRVDKKGNKMNKNVEHFFKPDIVETIEESNNVVFFTGLIAGKPIKLCFDTGAEISSISNSLPRSILSTISITRRKSLIGASTVRRDVLFGIINDFKLGNKSYYGMEAIITNLSSLESVYDKKFGGIVGYDFLSKGIVSINIRKKQMGICYYNAEEE from the coding sequence ATGAGTTTGTTCCAACTCGATATTTATATGACTGCGTTGTGCCTAGCAGGCACTTTTTGGTACAACTCCACTTTTACCTATAAACCGGAATTTTGTTCTCAGCAAATTACAATTACTGAAACTATTGAAAGTGATGTTATTCATATACCATTAATTAGGGCTGGAAAGTTGCTACTTATTGAAGCAAAAATTGACGACAAAATTGGAAACCTTGTATTCGATACTGGCTCGGCAGGTTTAGTGCTTAACTCTACCTATTTTCGCGATTATGTTAAAACGTTTAATTCTATTTCACAAGGAATTACTGGCTCGATTGAATCAACTCATAGTATTACCATCGATAGTATTTGCTTTGGTGATTTAATATACCGTAACGAGAGAGCTGATTTGGTTGATCTTAGTCATATTGAAAATAGCCGAGGAATAAGGGTATATGGACTTATAGGCTTTAGCCATTTACGTAACTTCGAGGTTGTTATCGATATACAAAATAGCCAACTTACTCTTTTTAGGGTTGACAAGAAGGGAAACAAAATGAATAAAAATGTTGAACACTTTTTTAAACCCGATATTGTTGAAACTATTGAGGAGTCCAATAACGTCGTATTTTTTACTGGTCTTATAGCTGGTAAACCTATTAAATTATGCTTCGATACAGGAGCAGAAATAAGTTCCATAAGCAATTCGTTACCACGAAGCATACTTAGCACAATATCGATAACTAGACGTAAAAGTCTAATTGGGGCTAGTACCGTTAGACGCGATGTGCTATTCGGTATTATAAACGATTTTAAGTTAGGCAATAAAAGTTACTATGGGATGGAGGCTATTATTACCAACCTCTCGTCGTTGGAAAGTGTTTACGATAAAAAATTTGGAGGAATTGTTGGTTACGATTTTCTGAGTAAGGGCATTGTAAGCATCAATATAAGAAAAAAGCAGATGGGTATTTGTTACTATAATGCTGAGGAGGAATGA
- a CDS encoding lysophospholipid acyltransferase family protein, whose amino-acid sequence MIKPAHNALYERFFNAYFNYILRRNFREIRIEGDFVPDNRPILLVPNHFSWWDGFFAWKLNTMLLHKKFYLMMLESELSRHRFFAKLGAFSIAPTSKGMLESLRFATEVIKQPNNLLVFYPQGKLYSQHHMALEFQKGIERIVEQSDTFRLLMCANLIDYYAYPKPSITIHLQEYERLQDFSLTQFQLTYNLFLKQSIHKQDKIHRQ is encoded by the coding sequence GTGATTAAACCGGCACATAACGCATTGTATGAGAGATTCTTCAATGCTTACTTTAACTATATTCTGAGACGTAATTTCAGGGAAATCCGAATTGAGGGCGATTTTGTTCCTGATAATCGCCCAATTTTACTTGTACCAAACCATTTTAGCTGGTGGGATGGTTTTTTTGCATGGAAGCTTAATACCATGCTGCTACACAAAAAGTTTTACCTGATGATGCTTGAAAGTGAGCTTAGCAGGCATCGTTTTTTTGCAAAGCTGGGGGCTTTTTCCATTGCTCCCACATCAAAAGGAATGCTTGAGAGCTTAAGGTTTGCCACTGAGGTTATAAAACAACCCAATAACCTATTAGTTTTTTATCCTCAAGGCAAACTGTATAGCCAGCATCACATGGCACTTGAGTTCCAAAAGGGTATTGAACGTATAGTGGAGCAATCGGACACCTTCAGGCTGCTGATGTGCGCCAATCTTATTGACTACTACGCCTACCCAAAACCATCGATAACCATACACCTGCAAGAGTATGAGCGGCTACAGGATTTTAGTTTAACCCAATTCCAGCTTACCTATAATCTTTTCCTAAAACAGAGCATTCACAAACAGGACAAAATACACAGACAATGA
- the crtD gene encoding 1-hydroxycarotenoid 3,4-desaturase CrtD, which produces MQTVSTVGAGIGGIATAIRLARKGYRVKVFEQQPNAGGKLNELRLSGFRFDAGPSLFTLPQLVDELIAGANTSAFNYQKLELITRYFFPDGTVLDAWAEPERFAEEVAQKFNDKHTDVLRYLKESRELYELTANTFVYSPFPQLKNFFTLQSLKLAMNPKKLKAFETMHEVNCKYFSDHRTIQLFDRYATYNGSNPYLAPGTLTMIPHLEHNIGAYFPTAGMYAITTELVKIAQNLGVEFEYNAHVDKVDIRNGRVVGIKVNGSSAESNYVVNNTDIFTAYQTLLHEVPLASRLAAQQPSSSALIFYFGVKGIHPKLDVHNILFTSDYYSEFKAMEQGSIFNDPTVYIFITSKRIAADAPDRHENWFVMINVPPNTGQDWDELRLKAREAILVKIKRMLGIDLASLIVAEDYLDPVRIEKRTGSFRGSLYGISSNNRMAAFNRHPNRSKNVKGLYFVGGSVHPGGGIPLCLASAKIVDSYFKPL; this is translated from the coding sequence ATGCAAACGGTTTCAACAGTAGGGGCGGGAATTGGCGGAATTGCCACAGCAATCCGATTAGCGCGCAAGGGGTATAGGGTTAAAGTGTTTGAACAGCAACCTAATGCTGGTGGTAAATTGAATGAGCTAAGACTTTCAGGTTTCCGGTTCGATGCGGGACCATCGTTATTTACTTTACCACAGCTGGTGGATGAACTTATTGCTGGCGCCAACACTTCGGCATTCAACTACCAAAAGTTGGAGTTAATTACTCGGTACTTTTTCCCCGATGGCACTGTCCTTGATGCATGGGCTGAGCCTGAACGCTTTGCCGAAGAGGTTGCCCAAAAGTTTAACGACAAGCACACCGATGTGCTGCGTTACCTAAAGGAGAGTAGAGAGCTTTACGAACTTACAGCCAATACTTTTGTTTATAGTCCTTTCCCTCAGCTAAAGAACTTTTTTACCCTGCAATCGCTCAAACTTGCCATGAATCCTAAAAAACTCAAGGCGTTTGAAACCATGCACGAGGTAAACTGTAAGTACTTTTCTGACCACCGAACAATCCAACTCTTTGATAGGTATGCCACATACAATGGTTCAAACCCATACCTTGCACCCGGAACGCTTACCATGATACCCCACCTTGAGCATAATATTGGAGCTTACTTTCCTACAGCAGGGATGTATGCCATAACCACCGAACTGGTTAAAATTGCCCAAAACCTGGGTGTTGAATTTGAATATAACGCTCATGTGGATAAGGTTGATATCAGAAATGGCCGAGTGGTAGGCATTAAGGTAAATGGAAGTAGTGCTGAAAGCAACTATGTGGTCAATAACACCGATATTTTCACGGCATACCAAACACTTTTACACGAGGTCCCTTTAGCCAGCCGATTGGCTGCACAGCAGCCATCATCATCTGCATTAATCTTTTACTTTGGGGTTAAAGGTATACACCCTAAGCTCGATGTCCATAATATCCTCTTTACGTCCGATTACTACTCGGAATTTAAGGCCATGGAGCAAGGTTCAATTTTCAACGACCCAACCGTTTACATTTTTATCACCTCAAAGCGTATTGCCGCTGATGCTCCCGATAGGCATGAGAACTGGTTTGTGATGATAAATGTACCTCCAAATACTGGGCAGGACTGGGATGAACTAAGGCTCAAAGCCCGCGAGGCAATACTTGTAAAAATTAAACGTATGTTAGGTATTGATTTGGCTAGTTTAATTGTAGCCGAGGACTATTTGGATCCCGTTCGGATTGAGAAACGTACCGGGTCGTTCCGCGGTTCGCTTTATGGAATTAGTTCCAATAACAGAATGGCAGCGTTCAACCGCCATCCAAACAGAAGTAAAAATGTTAAAGGTCTTTACTTTGTTGGCGGAAGCGTTCACCCAGGCGGAGGAATTCCGCTTTGCCTAGCTTCGGCCAAGATTGTTGATAGCTATTTCAAACCCTTGTAG
- a CDS encoding tetratricopeptide repeat protein, protein MAKGLFLVAIFSILLLNQQPLVASSTDDFDHRLYVAFISGNMADWGKVLSELEAIVSKNPSASNRFRLLHAQYGYIGYLLGVNQTSIAKQLIDKAEKQANILASIPTYQSTAKAMQAALLAYRISISPYKAPFLGPKSASLIDEALALNPTNYFALIEKGNARHYAPSIVGGNPTEAVELYRKAIDLIEKENPESKPQKWWYINTYTQMGLAAQKAGNKDLAKKIYLTILGMEPNYKWVREELLPKV, encoded by the coding sequence ATGGCTAAAGGATTATTTTTAGTTGCCATCTTTTCCATTTTGTTGCTTAATCAGCAACCTTTAGTCGCAAGTAGTACCGATGATTTCGACCACCGGCTCTATGTCGCATTTATTTCCGGTAACATGGCCGATTGGGGTAAGGTGTTAAGTGAACTTGAGGCTATAGTTTCAAAAAATCCATCTGCATCAAATCGATTTCGACTTTTACATGCTCAGTATGGTTATATTGGATACCTGCTGGGTGTAAACCAAACAAGCATAGCAAAGCAACTTATTGATAAAGCTGAAAAGCAGGCCAATATTTTGGCCAGCATACCTACCTACCAATCAACTGCCAAAGCCATGCAGGCAGCCCTGTTGGCTTATCGAATTTCAATAAGCCCCTACAAAGCGCCTTTTCTTGGGCCTAAAAGCGCATCGCTAATCGACGAGGCGTTGGCGTTAAACCCCACCAATTACTTTGCGCTTATCGAAAAGGGGAATGCACGGCACTACGCACCCTCAATTGTGGGAGGCAACCCAACCGAGGCGGTTGAACTTTACCGTAAAGCGATTGATCTAATTGAAAAAGAAAATCCGGAGAGTAAGCCCCAGAAATGGTGGTATATAAACACATATACCCAAATGGGACTAGCCGCACAAAAGGCCGGAAATAAAGATTTAGCTAAAAAAATCTACCTAACCATACTAGGCATGGAGCCTAACTACAAGTGGGTAAGGGAGGAACTGTTACCAAAGGTATAA
- a CDS encoding glycosyltransferase has protein sequence MILFYLVLPIVIFAIIRFLVTLFNYFTQPYLQNYPIISSETVSVLIPARNEESNIWSLLTDLQQQTYGSIEVIVYNDSSTDATEQVVEEFVRVDNRFRLINGNALPDGWLGKNHACHQLALQANGNYLLFLDADVRVEKSFVGQALAYMQHKKLHLLSFFPYQVLGSFGEAITVPVMQWILLSLLPLKLVLWSRRRSLSAANGQMMMFKAETYRKHRFHEIYRSNPVEDILIAREMKRLRYRISTLLGTPGDIRCRMYASGSDAIEGFSKNVCEFFGGNKNVMFSFAAITTLGPFLVLFFMPFPLVFTYFFSVIMARLFIADLSKQNVFKAVILFPYQQISFLQMVIRWEKNRKRGTLVWKGRKI, from the coding sequence ATGATACTGTTTTACCTAGTGCTTCCTATTGTAATTTTTGCAATTATTCGGTTTTTGGTTACGCTTTTCAACTACTTTACTCAACCCTACTTGCAGAACTATCCGATAATATCGTCCGAAACCGTTTCAGTGCTTATTCCTGCACGCAATGAGGAATCCAATATCTGGAGTCTGCTTACCGATTTACAGCAGCAAACCTACGGAAGTATAGAGGTAATTGTTTATAACGATTCCTCAACCGATGCTACCGAACAGGTTGTTGAGGAATTTGTTAGGGTTGATAATCGCTTTCGACTTATAAACGGTAATGCATTGCCCGATGGATGGTTAGGTAAAAACCATGCCTGTCATCAGCTTGCCTTACAAGCAAATGGCAATTACCTTTTATTCCTTGATGCCGATGTTAGGGTGGAGAAAAGTTTTGTGGGGCAAGCCTTGGCTTACATGCAGCATAAGAAACTTCATCTACTATCGTTTTTCCCATACCAGGTGCTAGGCTCATTTGGTGAGGCCATCACTGTTCCTGTAATGCAGTGGATTTTACTGTCGTTATTGCCCTTAAAGCTCGTTTTGTGGAGCCGTCGTCGGTCACTTTCGGCAGCCAACGGACAAATGATGATGTTTAAGGCAGAAACCTACCGTAAACATCGTTTCCATGAAATATATAGAAGCAATCCGGTAGAGGATATTCTAATTGCCAGAGAGATGAAACGATTGAGGTATCGTATTTCCACCCTACTTGGCACGCCAGGCGATATACGCTGTAGGATGTATGCTAGCGGTAGCGATGCCATTGAGGGTTTCTCAAAAAACGTTTGTGAGTTTTTTGGCGGCAATAAGAATGTAATGTTCAGCTTTGCCGCCATTACCACATTAGGGCCTTTCCTGGTGCTATTTTTTATGCCATTCCCGTTAGTTTTTACTTACTTTTTTTCGGTCATAATGGCGCGTCTGTTTATTGCTGACCTCTCCAAACAAAATGTTTTTAAAGCTGTTATACTTTTTCCATATCAACAGATTTCATTCCTGCAAATGGTGATACGCTGGGAAAAAAATCGTAAACGGGGAACTCTGGTATGGAAGGGAAGAAAAATATAA